A window from Setaria italica strain Yugu1 chromosome VIII, Setaria_italica_v2.0, whole genome shotgun sequence encodes these proteins:
- the LOC101767010 gene encoding double-stranded RNA-binding protein 8 — protein MASAWCADARTAGAAGRGGAQLVPGTGTPSPDQRIDLNRAGFRRPPRVENCYVFKSRLQEYAQKAGLPTPEYHTLKEGPSHEPIFKSTVVVNNTKYDSLPGFFSRKAAEQSAAEVALMEIVKSVPATEAKNIPAVQETGLCKNLLQEYAQKMNYAIPSYICTKQASGVAPFICTVEIGGIQYIGAAARTKKEAEIKAARTALLAIQGQSEGCANGATKYIVVPGQREVKETDKKPTETPKSLKVKKSGGRKKWNKRKFMRKTDQIVDAEKDGTREVGDVHDSDVPMQATIITEEPSRDSIMLHLDGEARRVELELLRGTATQQPDEEAISVKQGLAMLLHSEEAIRVEHDLSRDTAMVESNKEVVMLQSDEEARMIELEAPRDPATVQPNEEARSVEQEPLNIAEVVKPNMEARSAEQESASAYVALQFNGSATDAKEELPSNTAMMQREETETIKQEAPQSGELVQPN, from the exons GGGTTGAGAATTGCTATGTATTCAAGAGCCGCTTGCAAGAGTATGCGCAGAAAGCTGGTCTTCCAACCCCAGAGTACCATACCCTCAAAGAGGGCCCGTCCCATGAACCAATCTTCAAGTCCACAGTGGTCGTTAACAACACCAAGTATGATTCCCTGCCTGGATTCTTCAGCCGAAAGGCTGCAGAACAGTCGGCCGCTGAAGTTGCGCTTATGGAGATAGTCAAGTCTGTTCCAGCAACTGAAGCCAAAAACATCCCAGCAGTA CAAGAGACTGGCCTGTGCAAGAATCTTCTTCAGGAGTACGCTCAGAAGATGAATTACGCCATTCCATCATATATTTGCACTAAACAAGCTTCAGGCGTAGCTCCTTTCATATGCACTGTTGAGATTGGTGGCATACAATACATTGGTGCTGCAGCTAGAACAAAGAAGGAAGCAGAGATAAAAGCTGCCCGAACAGCTCTTCTTGCAATCCAGG GTCAATCAGAAGGTTGTGCGAATGGTGCCACGAAGTATATTGTTGTTCCTGGACAAAGGGAGGTTAAAGAGACAGATAAAAAGCCAACTGAAACCCCCAAATCGCTCAAAGTCAAGAAAAGTGGTGGCAGAAAGAAATGGAATAAGCGTAAATTCATGAGGAAGACCGACCAGATTGTTGATGCTGAAAAGGATGGAACTAGGGAGGTTGGGGATGTTCATGATTCTGATGTCCCGATGCAGGCAACAATAATAACAGAGGAGCCATCCAGAGACAGTATAATGCTGCATCTTGACGGGGAGGCTAGAAGAGTGGAACTGGAGCTTCTTAGAGGTACGGCAACTCAGCAACCTGATGAGGAAGCTATAAGTGTAAAGCAGGGGCTTGCAATGCTTCTACACTCCGAGGAAGCTATAAGAGTAGAACATGACTTATCTAGAGACACTGCAATGGTTGAATCTAACAAGGAAGTTGTAATGTTGCAATCTGATGAGGAAGCTAGGATGATAGAACTGGAGGCACCCAGAGATCCTGCAACGGTCCAACCTAATGAGGAAGCTAGAAGTGTAGAACAGGAGCCACTCAATATCGCTGAAGTGGTGAAGCCTAACATGGAAGCTAGAAGTGCAGAGCAGGAGTCAGCGAGCGCCTATGTAGCATTGCAATTTAATGGGAGTGCTACAGATGCGAAGGAGGAGCTGCCAAGCAATACTGCAATGATGCAGCGTGAGGAAACAGAAACCATAAAGCAAGAAGCACCTCAAAGTGGTGAGTTAGTGCAACCTAACTAG
- the LOC101766595 gene encoding pentatricopeptide repeat-containing protein At2g38420, mitochondrial-like: MEDRLLATLARHGRFAAAAALVSTARCTTRALNSLLAALCSPTKSSPTFLRVAPSLLLRAAPHAAPDATTFRILTSALCRARRPTAAADLLRCMPALLLDPDPRHCRAVLASLCHCAPAARHALAFLDDMRRWGVSPIQSDHRAVLDALLREGMAAEAYEVVARQMDADGVAPGLPEFERVLRAFREEGSFDAVEEAFDEMLLRGLVPGARVYDVYVGALCDKGDLAGARRMLACMERAGCPPGVTTFGVVVAGCVAAGDVEAAREVAREAVRRGLRWDAPALSELAGALRGGGHLARARGLLLEDILRDGCTAQLDASAFEHLIGGEGALCGEAPCAEAVAVVVGETPTSLQPGTER, encoded by the coding sequence ATGGAAGACCGCTTGCTGGCGACCCTCGCGCGCCACGGtcgcttcgccgccgccgccgccctcgtctCCACCGCCCGCTGCACGACCCGCGCCCTCAactccctcctcgccgcgctctgCTCCCCCACCAAGTCTTCCCCGACGTTCCTCCgcgtcgccccctccctcctcctccgcgccgcgccgcacgccgcccccGACGCCACCACCTTCCGCATCCTCACATCCGCGCTCTGCCGCGCCCGGcgacccaccgccgccgccgacctcctgcGCTGCAtgcccgccctcctcctcgacccGGACCCGCGCCACTGCCGCGCGGTCCTCGCCTCCCTCTGCCACTGCGCCCCTGCCGCTCGGCACGCGCTGGCGTTCCTGGACGACATGCGCCGGTGGGGCGTGTCACCGATCCAGTCGGACCACCGCGCCGTCCTCGACGCGCTCCTGCGGGAGGGGATGGCGGCCGAGGCGTACGAGGTCGTGGCTAGGCAGATGGACGCCGACGGGGTGGCCCCGGGGCTCCCGGAGTTCGAGCGCGTGCTCCGCGCCTTCCGCGAGGAGGGATCGTTCGACGCCGTCGAGGAGGCGTTCGACGAAATGCTCCTGCGGGGGCTCGTGCCGGGGGCGCGCGTCTACGATGTCTACGTCGGCGCGCTGTGCGACAAGGGGGACCTGGCCGGCGCGCGCCGGATGCTGGCGTGCATGGAGCGCGCGGGGTGCCCGCCCGGCGTGACGACGTTCGGCGTCGTGGTCGCCGGGTGCGTCGCTGCTGGGGACGTGGAAGCGGCGAGGGAGGTGGCGCGGGAGGCCGTCAGGCGGGGCCTGCGGTGGGACGCGCCGGCGCTGTCGGAGCTGGCTGGCGCGCTGCGTGGCGGCGGTCACctcgcgcgggcgcgggggctgCTGCTGGAGGACATCCTGCGTGACGGCTGCACTGCCCAGTTGGATGCATCGGCGTTTGAGCATCTCATAGGAGGAGAAGGAGCGTTGTGTGGCGAGGCTCCTTGCGCGGAGGCCGTCGCCGTAGTGGTCGGCGAGACGCCGACGTCCTTGCAACCGGGCACCGAACGATGA